The nucleotide window TTCCGTCTTGGGGCCCGATGCCTCAACGCGCCCAGCGGCTTGCCAGGCGTTCTATATTGACTTCTTTAGATATGGCGGCCTGGTACGGCGGGTCGTGGCAGAGGAGGGCTCGGCCCATGGCGGCCGCGTCGATGAGGTGGTGGTCCCCCATTCCGCGCGTGCTCGTGTTTGCGGTTCTCGTCGCTGCGCTGTCGGGCGGGGCGTTCGCGGGCACGTGGCGTGACGACTTCGCTCTTGGCATCAAGGACTGGAGTATCTACAACCTGGATCGAGCTGTCGAGTCGTGGGATGGCAAGAAGGGCGAGGCGATCGGGACCATCTTCGCGCCGAATCTCTACAGCCTGCTGATCCTGGATCCGTCGTCCACCGATGCCAGCCGTTGGTCCAACTACACGTTGCGTGTGCGCGTTCGTGCTGTCGATCTCAAGGAGCGAGATGGCGAACCGAGGGTCGGCGTGTCGCTCTACGATCAGGAGTTCGAGGGGAACCGGTACCTCTGTCTGTTGGCATTCGACACGGGCGAGGTCTGGGTCGTTCGCGTGACACGCGACGTCTGGCAGGTCATCCCGCTGGCGTACCCTCTGGAGAAGGGCGTTACGTACGACTTGACCGCCTCGATTGCGACCGAAGGCGATTCCGAGCTGGTGACATTCGCCGTCAACAAGGACTTCGAGATCACGATCCGGGCGTCCGATCCGCTGAAGTCCGGCAAGGTAGGGCTCGTGGTCGCCGATGCCCAGGCGGCATTCGACGACGTCGAAGTGGATGGGACCAACGTACCGAATGGCGGAAGCGGCAAGCCGAGGGCAGTGTCGCCGCGCGGAGCTGCCGCGGTGACGTGGGGTTCCCTCAAGTCCAACTAGCCTGGGAAGGGAGCGACGTGCCGCAGGCTGAGGGCAAGGCTCTACCGTTTCGGTCGGAGGATGCGATCGACGCCGCCGTTCTGGAGACGTTCCCCTACCAGGGCGTGGAGCAGGAGATCGTCTGCACGACCCGCGAGTTCACGGCAGTCTGTCCATTCTCCGGGCTGCCCGACATCGCTCGCGTGACCGTGACGTACGTGCCGTCAGACCGATGCGTGGAACTCAAGTCGCTCAAGTACTATTATCTCTCCTACCGTGATGTCGGCATCTACCAGGAGCACGTCACGGACAGGATCCTCCGCGATCTCGTCAGGCTGCTCGATCCAAAGCGCATGATGGTCGAGACGGACTACAACGTGCGCGGCGGCATTCACACCGTCTGCCGTGCGTCTCACCAGGGCGACGGAGCGGGCTGACGAACCCACGTGGGCTAAGCGAGGGTTCCTCCGAACTCCCGCGCGACTTCCACGGCCGCCATGAAGTTCTCGGCGGCGCGCTGTGTGAACGTCCCGGACGCCGAGCCGCCCAGACAGTAGCCGGTCGTCCCCGCGGCTTCCAGACTTGCTCGAGCCATCTCGAGAACCTTGTCGCGGGTCCGTACTTCGAACACCTCCATATCATCGAGCCCGCCTACCAGGCAGTAACTGCCTGCGACGATCCGCTGCGCCTCGCGCAGGTCCGCATCGCCGTAGGGTGGCGTCTCCAGGGGATCGAGCGCATCGATCCCGACCTCTGCGAAGTACCGTAGGTACTGCTGAACGTCGCCATGGCAGTGGTAGTAGGCGATGCCTCCGTGCCGATGGATCAGGGACACGAGATCGGCGTCCTGACTCAGACACAGGGCTTCAAACGCAACGGGTCCGAGCTGTTCCGTGACGTACTCGGCTCCGACGATCCGAAACACGTCGACTCCGGCGCGGCAGGCGCTCTCGACGTACTCGATAAGCCGCTCCTGGCACTTGTCCACAATGTCGCGGAACCGTGCCGGCTCGTCTGCCCACATGAGGCAGAACGACTCCGGTGACATCACCTCGGCAGGAAGGCACACTGCGTTTGGGATGCCGGCAATGACGAGTCCGGCGTCTTCGTACCGTTCTCGCATGGCGTGGAAGTGGGAGCCATCGGGTTCCGAGGCGGTGAACGGGACGCTGAGGTAGGCGTCCACATCGTCAGCGACCTCGCACGGGAACTTCACCGTGTAGCCGGTGATGTCCGTGCGTCGGTAGACCCGTTCGAGCTTCCCTTTGGGCGTGTCGATCTCCGTGACGGTGTCACGACCTTCCTGCCGGGACGCGACGAACTCTCCGAACCGGCTTCCGCTGAACACGTTCCCGCCCACGCCGACGGTGAGGAACGGGTCGGTGCAGCGGATGAACTCCTGCGTGAAGGTGTCGTCGAGCCGCAGGTGTCCCCAACCGAACGGCGTGACCGGGACGCGATCGACGGGTTCGCAGCGTATTGCCCGAAGTATCCGTTCCCTCGATGAAAGCCGGTCCGATTCGCTCATGGTCAACGGGCTCCGTTGCTTCGTTGGAAGGCGAGCTTCTCTAACTCGGTTCGGTAGTCGCGGTAGGATTTCCATGGAACGTCCGGGCGAAGTCGACCATCCGCTAGCGGAATGTACCCACCGTCCGCCAGCAGTGGAGGCACGCTTCGCTCGATGGCAGAGCGTGCGGTTCTACCGCCGCGCCGGACCGACCGGATGTCGATGCCGCCGATCAGCCGGAGTTTCCTGCCATACGTCGCCCGCAGCTCGGAGTAGTCCACGCCTGCGTGACCACCCTCGGTGCACCAGAACACGTTGATCCCGCAGTCGATCCATGACGGCAGCAGCCGAACTGGGTTGCCGTAGGTTCGGACGATGAACCACTGTACGCCGCGAGTCTCGAGCATATCCACAAGCCGTCGGTAGTAGGGCTGACAGAACCGACGGAAGTAGCTGGGAGAGATGACAGACCCGTATGCCCCGGCGATGGGCTCGTCGAACACGGCGTAGTCGAGCACGACGCCCTCCAGACACCGCTCGATCGTCTGCGCTGTGCAATCGGCGATTGCCGCCAGCGTGCGCGCCATGACGGAGGGCACGTCCGCCAGGGCGAGCAGCGTGCGCTTCAGCGACGACCACTCCCCCACGCCCAGCGACTGGAACAGCCCGCGCCACACGCTCATCCCGAGCGTCCAGTCTCGGTCTGCCCATCGGATGACGCGGTCGCTCCAATCGGCTGGGATGCGAGACGCATCGGGTTGGTAGTGGCTGCGCAGACGAACGAACACCTCGGGCTCGTCGCGCGGGTCGTTGAACGGCGGTCGAGCATGGAGGTCGATCGACACGTCCTCGCGGCGGTCGTAGGTGAAATGGTCGGACAGCGCTTCGGATCGGGGAAATCCCTGCGCAGACCAGGCTTCGCGGACGTCGTCGCGGATGCCCTCGTCCCACAATGGAAAGCGGTCGACTGGCGAGTAGGCGAGCGTCGCATGGAACCGCTCGCGAGCCGTCATCGTCCGCATCCGACGCCCTCCCCATCGAGTCGTGCGTATCGAGCTCGGAGCCGTGCTCTACACACTATCGATAGCGTTGGAACCTGCTTCCAACAACCCCGAACCTGAGCTAGTCTTGCGTCGTCCGGGCCCGCCGAGCCGCATCACTCAGGGAAGGATCGACCTTGCTGGGACTGGAGCGCGTCGCTGCGGCGTTCCGTCATGAGGAACCGGATCGCGTGCCGCGGTATATCTGGATGTTTCGGGACGACATGCAACGCGTCTGCGTCGAGAAGCACGGCAGCCTCAATGCCTTCTACGACGCACTGGACATCGACGCGTTCCAGACGTTCCCGTCAAAGGGCATGTGGCCTCGCGGTGTCAGCGGGATCGACGACGCGCTCGACGCCGAGCTCACCGATCCGAACGATTCAGCGATCTACGACAGCATCCGGCGCGACGTGGCGTACCATCGCGTCGAGAAGGGACGGGCGATCTTTTGCCAGACACCGGGCGTGTTCGAGACCAGCAACGGCGTGTTGGGGATCGAACGCTCTCTCCTGCTGCTCGCTATGGAGCCGGACAAGTGCCGCCAGTTGTATGAAAAGGTCGCGAGATGGGCAGCCGTCTACGCGAGTAACGTCCTCGACATCGGAGTGGACATCGTCCACATTTCTGATGACTGGGGGGAGAACCATCGCCTGATGATGAGCCCCAAGGTCTGGTGGGAGCTGATCTACCCAACCGAGCTGCTGACGGTGCAGGCGGCGCGGAAAGCAGGAGGCTTCGTCTCGCTGCACTGCGATGGTTACTTCCACGACGTGCTGGAGGGGTGCGTCCAGATGGGTGTTCAATGCGTCCATCCTGTTCAGCAATCCGCTGGTATGAGCCTGTCCAGATTCAAGAACGAGTTCCGGGGCAGGCTGGCTCTGTACGGTGGGCTGGACATCCGTCACACGCTGCCTCGCGGGACCATGAAGGAGCTCGAAGCCGAAGTACGATCGATCTTCGGCACGATGAAGCCGGGCGGCGGCTTCGT belongs to Candidatus Poribacteria bacterium and includes:
- the queF gene encoding NADPH-dependent 7-cyano-7-deazaguanine reductase QueF, whose amino-acid sequence is MGFPQVQLAWEGSDVPQAEGKALPFRSEDAIDAAVLETFPYQGVEQEIVCTTREFTAVCPFSGLPDIARVTVTYVPSDRCVELKSLKYYYLSYRDVGIYQEHVTDRILRDLVRLLDPKRMMVETDYNVRGGIHTVCRASHQGDGAG